One Drosophila gunungcola strain Sukarami chromosome 2R unlocalized genomic scaffold, Dgunungcola_SK_2 000004F, whole genome shotgun sequence genomic window, CACTTTTGCTGGGTGGAGCTGGAGTGGGAGAACTGAAGGCCCTGTCGCCATTTGGTGGGGTTCAGAATCTGCCCAGCGAGTTCAGCCGACAGCCACCAACGCCTGCCCAGCGACAAGCTTGCAATGGAACAGCAAGGAGACGGCGAAGAAGGCTCCATTCAACTTTCTACGCATGGCCGATAACGTGAAGACGGCGGAACCAGAAGTGCGTCACTTCAATCTGGACAATGTTATGGCTGGCAAACAGCAGGAGTTGACCTTGCAACCGCTCCATGTGGAGACTCCCAATGGCAGTGCCACCGAGGAGGTGGCCAGTTCCTCATCGGGATCGGCCAAGTCCAAGTTCCTGCGACCCACTAGTTTGCCGCTGAAACCAGGAACCTTTACACCGAAACGCCATCATGGCATAACGCCCACGGCCAACACACTACCACTGATCTCGCCGGAAACTCCCAGGCCCTCGAAATCCTGTGTGCAACTCTATCTAAATGGACATGCCTACACCTATTTGGGTCTCAAGTGCAGCACCAAGATGTTCTACTGTACGGTGAACTGTCCGCAACCCTCGTATGTGGCCGGAATGCACAAACTGTCGATGTACAGTGTGTGGCAGGTGTGCGAGGAGAATCAGCCACATCCGCTGGGCTTCAAACTGAAGCAGGTGATGGCGCTGTATGACTCACGTCAGCGGATGCTGGGAAATGGCAGTTCCACCGCAATGGCTGGCTTGGGAAAACTGAGCTACAATCTGGTGGCCTCACAGCAGACAGTGTGCTCCACGTCGACCACGACCAGTAGCAGTGCCTTCTATCGGGGACCCGTGAAGACGCCACCCACTGTCACAGTGGCCGCGCTCAGCGAGGCAAATGTGGCGGCCAAAGCGAACGAGGAGGCGCAGGCCAAGAAGCTGGAGACGAGTCCGTCGGGACAGCCCCTGGTGGGTGGCTATGAGTCGCACGAGGATTACACGTACATACGCGGCAGAGGAAGGGGCCGGTATGTTTGCTCCGAGTGCGGTATTCGCTGCAAGAAGCCCTCCATGCTGAAGAAGCATATACGCACCCACACGGATGTGAGGCCATTTACCTGCAGCCACTGCAATTTCAGGTTAGTAATGAAATCATTTCGACTCAAGTTTCCAATACATAACATCTTTGATCTCTCACAGTTTCAAGACCAAGGGCAATCTGACCAAGCACATGCAATCGAAGACCCATTTCAAGAAGTGCATTGAACTGGGCATCAATCCGGGACCAATGCCACCAGATAGCGAGTTCCTGGATGTGGACATGGACTTTGACCAGCAGTCATCCACTTCGGCCGGCGGACGCACTTCCTCAATGGCTGGCGAATCCGATTCCGATGACTACAGCGACAATGAATCGGAAAGCAGTGGTAAGCAGATGTTATATACTTATCCATGGGGTAGCGCTTACTTATTaacttaaatcattttaaacaGATACCGATGAATCCAAGTCGCGCTTAAAAGAACACGAGGCAGCCAGGGGTCTGCTATCGCTATCGATGACGCCGCCCATTCCGCAGAGTGTGTCGCCCTATCCGCAGCTGCAGGATACCCCTCTGCCGGCGGCCAGTCCTGCCAACAGCATTGGCTCTTCGGGCTCGCTGCCTAAGCGATTGGTGTGCTCTTTTACGTCGCCCAAGCCACCGTTTGACTACCAGAAGCAGGAACAGTATTACTCCAATCCGGAGGAGTCCAAGCCCAAGCGCAGCGTGGCCAGCGAGGAGAGTGCCCCCATGGATCTCACTCTCACCAAGCCGCGTGGCCCGATGTCCGCCATCTCGCCATCGCCAGTTCATCATCCAGGAACTGCCATCCAAGAACTGCCCAAATCGCAGGCTCAGCAGATACACGACGTGATCTTTGGCAGTTCTGGCAACGCGAGTGGCTTCATGAAGACCCTGATCTCGGTGTCGGATAAGGTGCGCATCTCCGCCGAAATGGAGGAGCAGGCCAAGCACGAGGCCGAGGGCGAGGATGTCCAGCTTCAGACCTACATCAAGGAGCATGCTCTGCACCAGGCCAAGATAAAGCAGAGTCAGTTCAGTCGCAGCTATCTGATGAATACTTTGTACTCCACTGCCTCGCCCGTTATCAGCAGTAGTAGCAATCTATTTactagcagcagcagcagcagcagcagcaacagaccCGTCATGAGCATAAACGAGGTGCCCAGCATTGAAGTGCATGAAGTTAAGACTCCGGAAGCCACAGAGCTGCCAACTATAGCTCCTGTCATCCCGCCAGTTACATCAACACCAAATCCTGTAAAGATTAGCCAGGAGGAAAGCGAGGAGAACGAAGCACAATCGGATCATGAGAAGCCCAACATTGTGGAGCCGCATAATGCCAATCTGCCCGCTGCAGTGCAGCAACCGGATGCCAATGATTTCAGCGGAGTGCTGGGAAATCCACCGCCACCAGCTGTGGCTGTAAGTGTGCCTGCCACAGTGACTACTTCAACGGCTTCTGCTGTGGCAACCACTTCAACCGCCTCCGCCAACTCAACGCAGCCCACGCAGCGTACTGTGATTGTGGGCGAAGATGGCTTTAAGAACTCCACACCCAGCAGCAAGAGCAGTGAACTCCAGCATGTGTCCTACGGCAGGGGAGTGCCGCCAGCTCCCATTGCCAGCGATGCGCGACCCACGTGCACCATCTGCGCCAAGACCTTCCAGCGGCAACATCAGCTTACCCTGCACATGAACATCCATTACATGGAGCGTAAGTTCAAGTGCGAACCGTGCAGCATCTCCTTCCGGACACAGGGTCATCTGCAGAAGCACGAACGATCGGAGGCACACAAGAACAAGGTGATGATGACGTCGACGTTTGGCGTTCCAACCACCTCCAATCCGCGACCCTTCGAGTGCACCGACTGCAAGATTGCCTTCCGCATCCACGGCCATTTGGCCAAGCATCTGCGCTCCAAGACGCACGTTCAGAAGCTGGAGTGCCTGCAGAAGCTGCCATTTGGAACGTACGCCGAAATAGAGCGGGCTGGGATAAGTCTCACTGAGATCGACACAAGTGACTGCGAGAATTCCTTGATTTCCCTCAAGTTGCTGGCCCAGAAACTGCTGGAGAAGGATCCGAACAAGCTGAGTGGCTACACCACGCCCTCCGGCATGATGCAGTTGGCCCAAGATGCCACAGGTCCCGTCTCGCAGGATAGCGCTTCCGAAGATGGCTTCAGTGCGGCCATAGCCTCGGCCATAGCATCACTGGACAACGACAGTGCGGGGAATACCCCAAAAAGGGCCAGTTCCATGTCCGAAGACGAAACGGTGGCCAATGGCCTGAATCACAGTCTCAAGCGACGATTGCCGGGCAGTTTTAGCAGCACAGGCGAGGAGAGCGACAATCCGGCAGAGGGTAGTGGCGAAAAGCGGGCTCGATCTGGCCAGGATCTACCTGTTCCCGTCGCCGTTCCCGTTGCTGTTCCCGTTCCCGTGGCTGCTTCGGCGGCGGCCAGCAACTGACAGTACATGTACATGCTGCAGCCCAGCTGAGGCTATCAGTATCCAGCAGCGGTCTACCACCTGGACACCATCAGTCACCATCAGTATGCCGCCCCGGTCTACAATTCCAGGAGCGAGGGCCGCCAACATCATGACCAAACCACCTCCAACGAGCGCATATCAAATGTCTAAGCATATCGCATttgggcacacacacacacacacaacataCTCTAGAGCTAGCCTGTAAGACCTCGCCAATGATATTGGGCTAATCGCCGATCGTAATCAAACGATGTGGGAGAGCCAGATAGGCGAGTCAGCTATTCCAGTGTGAACACTCTACGGGGAACGGGAACTGCCCAGAAAGAATCTTATACAAAGCAAAAGGCAGTCATTCATCCCCCTCTTAAGTATTTAGTTTAAGGAATCGTCATCAGCTAGCCCTAGTTATAAGCCAACCAAGCAACCAAGCAAGCACACTCACACgtaaaaatctatatacatTATATACAGTAAACTATAGTTTGTTTTCGAAAtgcataaatgcaaaaaaaaaaactcctgAAGTGCTGTGAGTCTATCTACAAATGTAAAAGTGTGTTATTTCTAAGGCCTAGCCCCGATATTGAATCAGAACGAACACCTACACTGAGTTGTATTGTATTGGTTTTCCAAGACCAagtccaaatccaaatccaaatcaaatcaaatcacgTAGTTCTTCCTTATTTCGAAATTGTTATCACACACCAGAAGTTAAGAAGAGCAACTGAAATCGGTGAATGAGAAACGATAactagttttgttttaattttttaaacgaCGAGACCACGAgactcttttaattgtttgttttaattttgtatttggcAGAAGAGAAACGAAATGATGAAGAATAGCTAACTGTAAATAATCAATATGTTGTCATATATGCATTAAGCGGTAGGTTAGTCAAACAAACTACACAAAGTTGATagatataaatgaaaattattgtACAAACTGCTATGGCAAAAGCTGCAGCaacgtatatatatacacatagatatatatccatatatatttgaatgtatgtatgtggttaaacaacaagaaaatgaAGTGATCTATTacattattgtaaaatatatcaaaaaactgaaaaaaaaacacaacacaaaaaaacaaaatcttatacaaaaaaatgacaaaaataaagaaatcaaTGTGAATATACAAGGTTTATTAAAGTTGTTTGGTCTAGAAGCGGGTTTGGAAGTACAGATATTCCTGGAAGAAATAGtgtttaatgttatttagGTCTTTTCTTTTGCTAGTTAATAAAGTTACCAGTAAAAATGCTGATCCTAAAATCAAGGCTCGTTCTTTGGCCGTTAGCTTTGTATCACTGaagtaaatatttgttgtgtACTGAGACTTGCTGGCCAGCCATTTATGGTCTATGGAAGCCCTCATAGTGCCACCTGAATTAATCTGTAGAGGAAAACAGAAATATTAGTTATATTTACTAAATGAGAAAATTGTTCTTAGGAAAATGTAAAACGAATTTATGATAACTTAAGAAAATAACTAATTTCTTGTACATCTGCAAGTTGAATTggaataaaaagttttaaatatacttgTAACACTAGGATAACAATAAAGTTAATACCGAAATAtctcatatatttttaaattaaaaaaaaagttttatttatcaatttattaaataaatatttaaaaaaggtgattttaatatttgcccCATTTGGGTAATAGTATTTGCtacaagaaaatataaaattgatttgaagAGTTGCTTCCAAACTATTTTCGATTGCTATTTCCATAAGCTGAAAAActtctattattttaaacgtgattttgatttacttaAACAAGATTATATCACAAAAGAATCGCTTTAGaagtatttttcaatattcttACCCTAAAGTAGCATTCCCTCTGCAGGCAAAAGCAGTAGAATCCAGAGTTGGGAGGACCTTCCACACAAAACACGGGCTCCCCTGTGCTTCCATCCTCGATGAAGAACTCTGGCTGCATGAAAGAGGGTGACTGCACCACTCTTCCGAGCAGAGTACCCGGTGGCACCCAGATCTCCAGACATTTCGGCTGGCAGCAGAGTGTTCCCAGGGCTAGTTTCTTTCGGAAGACCAGCGCTTCTTGATGGGTTTTGTCGAGAAGGTGCATCTGAAAGGGTCGTCCAGCTCCCCAGAGAAGACGACTTTTCTCTGTGGAACTTTCGCTGGCCGCGAAAATGGCATCGCCCAATGGAGATCGCACCACATAACGATTTTCTGAAGAAACTGCTGTTAGAGCTAAAAATGAAATGAGAAGTCTTAGGGCTGAAATGAATGTCTAGAATTTtgaatgcatttaaaataccCTCATTCAGCTCAAAGGTCTGTTCAATATGCACGGATGGCAGATCCGCTAGGCAATCGTATCCGGATAGGGGAATAAAGGACCTACTGCCCGTAACTGTGGCTATGGGTATCGGCAGGGGAATCCGGGGAGTTTCCGGCCGTGGCTGCGATGTAATGCTGATATGGGAGTCGTAAACTGAAGGTAGAATGTAGAGGTTTTAATAAATCGTTGTTCAACCAATTCTGTGGaactatttaaaacaaaaaaaataattgtaaactAATAAGTTTTATGCATGAGCTTAAAGTAtactaacaaaaataaaataagatattCACTATTGCTaaggtaaattttaaataaatttctgatATATTCTGTATTTCTGTATACATAGTATAGAAAAACCcgattgttttgatttttttaaatattctagTAAAAACTGTTCATTTTTGATCAGAAGAAAAAggcgtttttattttttaattaaaaaaaaataatattggtttttttccccaaagttttattacttttcttGGAATAGAAAAATGTGTTCTATTTAATACAGATAAGTTGTGTTTTATAGTAGGTTCGATCGCCCCAAACAAAGGCACTTGAGGAAGGAGACCGAGACCACAACAAAACGCTAGCCGATAAGATATAGCCAACTTGTTGCCGCATATTTGCGTCGAACTGTGACACACTAGCTGCCAATAATAATTAATCCGGTGCAGTGCTTATCAGTTGGTAACAAGGCAGTTACCATTGTCCGAAGGTGATTCACTcagtgttttcattttatttcgaAACTATAATCCAAATTTACCTCTAGGCTCTGAGGGGCTTGGCTGCTGGGCCACACGAATCTCACTATCATATTGCAAAGTCCGTACCGCGTCGTTTTGCAACATTTTGCAAGcacttttcaaacttattTGAGAGCGGTCTAAATAAAACGGCCAAAGGTGTGCAGTGTGACAGTCGCACAATGACaacgaaatactttttatggCTGAAAGAAGACTTCGCGgttgctttaaaattttttatcatGAAGGTGGTCGGAATCTAATTAGAAAGCTGTTTTACTGTAAAGAAtgttacaatattttttactttgcGTGTTTATAGTAAAATTCAAGAGTTATCGCCTCAAACAttcatacaaaatttaaaagctaatataaatttaactttaatctCTTTAGTTATGACTTCTTAAATATTGGCTGAAAAACGTTTTCATAATTtccgttgttttttttgtccaCTTCTGttttcttaaacaaaaaactacaagattttaaatttaaaaaaccagaGTTCCCGCACACTATATAGTCACTAAACGTATTTTCTGCTTAAACGATACAtactaaatataatttgagCTAAATGCTCTAACGCGATTAGGTCATACTAAGTCTGACGGATTATTTTGCTgtaagccaaaacaaaaataaaactaatttataaacgaagatttcaaaatttgtatagtgtatatttaaaattagagTCAGTCACCGTGTTCTGGGATCGTAGTTTGCTTAATGAGGTGGCGACGAGCAGCAGGTGAgtgacaaaaaaattaaaatagtgctggcattttggcaaatttttgttgttgtggaaTTTCTTGGCTATATTACGggttgttttcaaaaatggttttttttagggGGTAGCAAAATTTGGGTGGTAATGCGCAAGCGCGAGAGCGGCGTAAACAAATGCCAATGGTTCATTGAAGGGGGTTTTAGCCTTCGGAGCGCGAATAACGACAGTGTTCTCTGGGCCATCGGCGAAACCAGCTAAATCGGTGGAGTCTATAGAGTAATCGGGCGATAAGACAGCGCGGCCCCAAGTGCAATAATCAATAAACGTGCTGTGCGAACTTCGCTCTTGGCCAAAGATAAAACCCAGTTGATTGTGAAATTGCTGCTAAAAGAAATATAGAGACaaatagaaaacataaattcaGGGGAATTTTCGATTGAATTTTGATGTAACCCCCATTGGCATTAGCAACTTGCACTTTCCCCCCACAATTTTTGGGGGTGGTTTTAGCCCGGAAAAATCCATGAAAATAAACGTCGAGTGCGCCACTCTGGTGAAAAACTGCTAGTAGTTTTTATTTCCGTTTTGGGCCAAGAACTGAACACGGCATGTCTCTGGAGGATCCTTTTTTCGTAGTCAAGGAGTAGGTCCATTCGCTGGCTATAATGGCAACTGCAGTTTTCCTGGCCAAAACCCAAGACAACTTACCTCTCTTATTTTCTTCGCAGTGAGGTCTTCAAAGCTCTGAACAAAACCCGCGGCCTCTATTTGCGTTGGCGGGAGTTGGGTGAAAGTGGAGGAACGGAGGCTGAATGGACCACCACCGAGCTGCGTAACTCGCTCCGGAGCATCGAGTGGGATCTCGAGGACCTCGAGGACACTATCAATATCCTTTTTGGCAAAGCAATACATTGGAAAATCAATTTCTTTATCCGGTACTCAAGGGGTTGCACTTTACTTAATGAGAATTTATGATTTTCCTAAGTAAATTTTGCACAcgtccgtttttttttattcttctgagcttaaaaaaaattaagattcaACTACCAGTCCCATAACATtccttttagttttatttctttactaGTTTACTCAATTCTGTCTACAATTTATGGATAACATTCGAATATAGGCCAATCTTTCTATTAATCTATATAaaccaaataatttaaatcctttattttattttaaatttttttatttactaataatttttagtttattgaacttagtataatttttttatattgtgtGAACCGTTCTGAGGtattctataatttttttcatctctcagttttattatttactgatacgttttatttattacatataatattatcatatattgttatattttgtgtgttttataAAGTGAGTACTGGGTATGTAAAAGTCGGACCAATCGGCTATATTTATCTGTTACTCCTTACATAGAAAAAGGCTCCTCAATTTATCCAAGGTTTCCTCCTTAACCCTAACCATTTCGATCCTGTACGCATCGTTGAGAAGAATCCGAGCAAGTTTCGGATCGACAACCGTGAACTCTCCAGCCGGCGCCACTTCATCGACAACACGCGCGATGAGGTCAAGCAGATGAAGGATAAGATGAGCCTGAACCGGAGCAGGGACAGAGACATCACCGCACATCAGCCGCTACTGGACAACGATCGGCATAGCCCCAATCACAATCACTCCATTGCCATACCAAACGCGAAcaccaattccaattccaacgAGTACCATCAGCATCCGCACAACGATCGCACGTATTTGGTGGAGTGTCCCAGTGGCATAATCAACGGCAACTCGCTGATCAACAGTGGCAGCCAGGTGGTGGCCAATACCATTGCTGGAACCATGTCGGccgcagcggcagcagctTCCCGCCACAGTGGCACCAAGTACTCCAAGCTGGAGAATGCCCTGGACAGTCCCAGTCATTACGGGCAGACGCATCACGGCGGCATGGACAGTCCGAGTCATAGGTATGTGGGCGAGACGGTGTCCATACAGCAGCGCATGATCCAGGGGCAGGATGAGCAGCTGGACATGATCAGTGATTCAATTGGCACTCTAAAGACGGTTTCGCGGCAAATTGGCGTGGAACTCGATGAACAGGCCGTGATGCTGGATGACTTCGGAAACGAGTTCGATACCACGGAGTCCAAATTGGACACCACCATGAAGAAAGTTGCCAAAGTCTTGCACATGAATAATGGTGAGTGGTGCGGATTTAGGGGCACTTGGCTAGGAATTTCGATTATAGGATTACTGATTCATGGAACATGACTAATTACGAACGaatgttcttaaaaatattacaaggGGGGGCCACAAAAGTTACGagtgttttaaaatcattttaaaaggCGTCCAAAAGTATTCACTAAGAAGTTAGCATAGTccatcaaaataaattcaaggACTTATAGAccttaaatatattgttgcatacttttagacacttTCGTAATTGGTCTTAAAGTTCTAGTGATTTTTGTGGCacaccaaatattttatttaaacttgttTGGTAATCATAAATCAGTAATCTCAAATCTAATTTACCTACTTTCTGCTCCTaaattttcttatatatttaaatcaaataactttttcttatttctccCCACAGATAAACGACAATGGGCCGCCATTCTCATCCTATCCGGGCTGTTATTGTTTgtgataattttgtttattattttgtaattgctTTCGTTTATGTTTCCAAAATCGGTTATATATTTAGTGtaaattagatttatttataacatggcttggttttttatttcggtcccttaaagcaaatcaaatagtatttatttaaacgaaTTATCAGCATATTTCAAGTTAACTCCCTTGCTGTATATACACGTGGAAAAATTTTAACCAGATTTATTACCAGCctctatacatatatataaatatttaatataattccAAAGCTACGAAAAGATGATCATGTAAAGTCAATGTAGGCGGGTAATAAAAGACAACTAATTACTTATAATACCGAGTGCTCCAGATTTCTGTCATTCCCGATTTGGCCAAAGGATACTGCAACTGACCTGTACATACATCGAAGGATATATCTGCATATATACTGAAAATGGACCTACCAATATCAAACGAGTTATTTAACGAAGAGTCTTAGGAAATTCCTTTAACCAAATCTAGCAAAAACTTGTATGCAGTtgaagtaaatatatatatatatatatacataaattgcattaattattaattttaagggGTGCCAAGAGGAAAATTTAGTAAGTGTACAGAGGAAAAATGTCTCTCTGaaacaattaattagttttgatggttttttttttaaataaaatggaagGCTATAAATTtgagatatataaatatgttaaaccgggtatttaaaaattgaaaaattttgaaaacatcatTTCTTGTCTCTCAACTAAAACCAAAGAAAGGTATAAAGTTTTCAGTCtatataacttaaattttttttctgtcattAAGATTTCTAAAGTAGGGGAACGCaatatttttagattaaacagttttttttattagaggAAGCTATTTAATTGGTAGTCAAaatacctttatttttttaagaaaacaagcggctttaaaaaatgcaagatatattagtttttaatttaaaatttacattcttacgacatttttttctgtgcatttGGGCAGGGGAGCCAGGCCCTTTCCCATTTTGTCTCAATACCCCAAGCCACTCGGCAACCCACTCGATTTACCCACTCACTCAGCTGTGTTGGGTGCTTTTGGCCAGAGCTTTTGGGGAGCTTGCAGTCTGCGCAGAGTGCACAGTGGCGTTCTCGAGGGGATACAACTAAATATACCAGTACATAATCCCCCTTTGAAATCCGGACTACGCCCCTGCTCACAGCATAAGCACACGGGCAGAACCGCACGTTTCCATGTgatgttttctgttttcggCATTcagttttgtttgcattttccgCGAAGCTGGAGTTTTTCCTGCTGcaaatatatagtatatttgGTAAACTTTCCGGTAGAAATGTTAAATTGTTGAATAATTACGGCTAAACGGTTTTCGAGTTATTTTGGTGAGTGGAGTGTGCAGTGAAGTGAAATTATTCTTCATTATCACCCCCAAAAAGTGACGAAAAAATTCCATTTCCTCTTcgatattttttgtattattgtttGTGGCAGAAAACcttgaacatttttgttggccaaaaatataaaatcaatgcCAAAACGAAGGAGGCGGAAGTCGCTTTCCCTTTTCTTCCCATCTCCTCtcgttgtcaaaaaaaaacagatttcaGGTGAACTTCAGGTAAAACCAGCTGGTCCGGTTGGCTAGACACTAGATACTCCTTTTGCGAATTTTCCTCCCCCTTTTCGCCTCCGATTTCCCTTGGCTACTGTGgctatttataaattcatgtAGCCAGAAGCGAGCTAACATATTTATGTGTTTGTACACATGTGTGGTTTTCCTTTGGCCGAGTGTGTTGCTCTTGGGGTTTTTGTGTTGGTGGGGGGAGCTTTTTCGAAACTCTTATCAAAAGTCGGAATTGCGGACAGGAATTCGTTATCGAAACAGATGAGCGACTATGCCGACTTTTTAAtgaaaagacatttttttattgttatgcGGAAAGTGGGCGGTGTTGAAATTCAAGTGTCAATTCCATTAACGAATCGCATAACGGTGGCGCTGTGTGCACTTGGAAAAATCATCAATAAatctttgaaaaatttaaccaattttgTTGCTTAAAACAACATCATTCAAACAGGTGTCTACAATGTCTCTACTTGTGTAAATATCTAATATAGACAAcctttttattgct contains:
- the LOC128254278 gene encoding phospholipid scramblase 1, with product MLQNDAVRTLQYDSEIRVAQQPSPSEPRVYDSHISITSQPRPETPRIPLPIPIATVTGSRSFIPLSGYDCLADLPSVHIEQTFELNEALTAVSSENRYVVRSPLGDAIFAASESSTEKSRLLWGAGRPFQMHLLDKTHQEALVFRKKLALGTLCCQPKCLEIWVPPGTLLGRVVQSPSFMQPEFFIEDGSTGEPVFCVEGPPNSGFYCFCLQRECYFRINSGGTMRASIDHKWLASKSQYTTNIYFSDTKLTAKERALILGSAFLLEYLYFQTRF
- the LOC128254109 gene encoding syntaxin-6 isoform X1, which codes for MSLEDPFFVVKDEVFKALNKTRGLYLRWRELGESGGTEAEWTTTELRNSLRSIEWDLEDLEDTISIVEKNPSKFRIDNRELSSRRHFIDNTRDEVKQMKDKMSLNRSRDRDITAHQPLLDNDRHSPNHNHSIAIPNANTNSNSNEYHQHPHNDRTYLVECPSGIINGNSLINSGSQVVANTIAGTMSAAAAAASRHSGTKYSKLENALDSPSHYGQTHHGGMDSPSHRYVGETVSIQQRMIQGQDEQLDMISDSIGTLKTVSRQIGVELDEQAVMLDDFGNEFDTTESKLDTTMKKVAKVLHMNNDKRQWAAILILSGLLLFVIILFIIL
- the LOC128254109 gene encoding syntaxin-6 isoform X2, translated to MKDKMSLNRSRDRDITAHQPLLDNDRHSPNHNHSIAIPNANTNSNSNEYHQHPHNDRTYLVECPSGIINGNSLINSGSQVVANTIAGTMSAAAAAASRHSGTKYSKLENALDSPSHYGQTHHGGMDSPSHRYVGETVSIQQRMIQGQDEQLDMISDSIGTLKTVSRQIGVELDEQAVMLDDFGNEFDTTESKLDTTMKKVAKVLHMNNDKRQWAAILILSGLLLFVIILFIIL